In a genomic window of Maridesulfovibrio ferrireducens:
- a CDS encoding phosphotransacetylase family protein, with protein sequence MPGLYIGSTSGYSGKNMIVMGLGLYFQKAGVSLGYMKPVGAIPVEVDGCLGDEDAFFLQEVLGVSNPAKVVTPVVVTHDFKVQAFNGRCEDHVEPIVQAYEKISADKDLTLVAGSGSMYSGKYCGVDGVHLVKTLGIKCIVIDRFQKELNYDYLVVLKETLGDNMIGVILNDIPPTFMDEITSLIKPFLERKGVKVLGVIPKDSLMGTIKVCDLAEHLGGKIISAHSKKDQPVESFLIGTMQVENFMTHFRKHRNSAVIVGGDRSDVQLVALEGECPCLVLTGNLYPNDIILTRSEVLGTPIIVVRDDTFSVAKKMEDILSRHKLREPAKIKHGVELVESHIDFAFIKNELGLKY encoded by the coding sequence ATGCCCGGTTTATATATAGGCTCCACCAGCGGATATTCCGGTAAGAATATGATCGTTATGGGACTTGGTCTGTATTTTCAGAAAGCAGGCGTCAGTCTTGGTTACATGAAACCGGTTGGAGCTATTCCAGTTGAAGTTGACGGGTGTCTCGGCGACGAAGACGCTTTTTTCCTTCAAGAGGTTTTAGGTGTTTCCAACCCGGCTAAAGTAGTTACTCCGGTTGTAGTTACCCATGATTTTAAGGTTCAGGCTTTTAATGGAAGATGTGAAGACCACGTTGAGCCTATTGTTCAGGCTTACGAAAAAATAAGCGCGGACAAAGATCTTACTCTGGTTGCAGGGTCAGGTTCCATGTATTCCGGCAAATATTGCGGGGTAGACGGGGTTCACCTTGTTAAAACTCTGGGAATTAAATGCATTGTTATTGATAGATTTCAGAAAGAGTTGAACTACGACTATCTGGTGGTACTCAAAGAAACCCTCGGTGATAATATGATCGGGGTTATTCTGAATGATATTCCTCCTACTTTCATGGATGAAATAACCTCACTCATTAAACCTTTTCTTGAAAGAAAAGGAGTTAAAGTGCTGGGCGTAATCCCTAAAGATTCGCTCATGGGAACCATAAAAGTTTGTGATCTTGCAGAGCATCTGGGTGGTAAGATTATTTCGGCTCATAGTAAAAAAGATCAGCCTGTGGAAAGCTTTTTGATTGGAACTATGCAGGTCGAAAATTTTATGACTCATTTTCGTAAGCATCGTAATTCCGCTGTGATTGTAGGCGGAGACAGATCAGATGTTCAGCTTGTTGCGCTTGAGGGAGAATGCCCCTGTCTAGTGCTGACCGGAAATCTTTATCCGAATGATATTATTTTAACTCGTTCAGAAGTTTTGGGGACTCCAATCATTGTAGTGAGGGATGACACTTTTTCTGTAGCGAAAAAAATGGAAGACATTCTTTCGCGTCATAAACTGCGTGAACCTGCCAAAATCAAGCACGGAGTTGAGCTTGTTGAGTCGCATATCGACTTTGCATTTATTAAAAATGAACTCGGGCTCAAATACTAG
- a CDS encoding MBL fold metallo-hydrolase yields MTNITVETFVLGPLETNCYLLTYGKEAIVIDCAPEPQPLLEAIKGRNLNLKSIYLTHMHLDHIGGVSELQKMTGAQIYGNIEDHYLNEVSFSYGGSKEFPHLLDFEVTDLKPGKQFIFDQPMMVLATPGHTVGSLSFFFPALSCVFVGDLIFMIAVGRTDFPGGDSETLLNSIRTRIFILPDETQIYPGHGPMTSVIHEKKNNPLFT; encoded by the coding sequence ATGACAAATATTACAGTTGAAACGTTTGTTCTCGGCCCTCTAGAAACAAACTGTTACCTGCTGACCTACGGCAAAGAGGCAATTGTAATAGACTGTGCTCCGGAGCCGCAACCCCTTTTAGAGGCGATCAAAGGCAGAAATCTCAATCTTAAGTCCATCTACCTGACTCATATGCATTTAGATCATATCGGAGGAGTGAGTGAACTGCAAAAAATGACCGGAGCTCAGATTTATGGGAACATCGAAGATCACTACCTGAACGAAGTGTCTTTCTCATACGGAGGATCAAAAGAATTTCCACATCTTTTAGACTTCGAAGTAACCGACCTGAAGCCCGGAAAACAGTTTATATTTGATCAACCAATGATGGTACTCGCCACGCCCGGTCATACCGTCGGCAGTCTTTCATTTTTTTTCCCGGCACTTAGCTGTGTATTCGTCGGAGATTTAATATTCATGATAGCTGTAGGTAGAACAGACTTTCCCGGCGGTGACAGCGAAACTTTATTGAATTCCATCAGAACCAGAATATTCATTCTTCCGGACGAAACACAAATTTATCCAGGTCACGGCCCTATGACCTCAGTCATTCACGAAAAGAAAAACAATCCGCTTTTTACATAA
- a CDS encoding SGNH/GDSL hydrolase family protein yields MDFLSRAVSKLGYDCVYKVLASPFTYNSSPGIIPQELLDKDVNLGLADFYHDRSLSNQFEMISSAEPEPEAIVINLFHESSPLFINNTQKYIFFIDPKAWTYHPALEEWMKAGFGMIQVNPATYMKRYEEMLKNIREKFPLVPILVVSRLSHFPAFGPEPYSYLEGWNDLWKYSGAIFNRWENNISDLNVVDMDRVFAGIWASSEKKIEAHCPFLKFKLAEENNVVTGIHASRDIEHVGSTWPVLAAKITEFIENGKISYSANEVKPDEWNHPWQPVKYSEEELLKMLASGANYLCASAIGKFFVNLEKDYTALLVRTAEYTPVCHNTLHMIKTYGRIWRNPDLSQWCQAHRKNVIAFTANGPLYTEDYLQRLDEVEKYALGEI; encoded by the coding sequence ATGGATTTCCTCAGTCGTGCTGTTAGCAAACTGGGGTATGATTGCGTGTACAAAGTGTTAGCTTCACCTTTTACATATAACAGTTCTCCCGGTATTATTCCGCAAGAGTTACTTGATAAAGATGTAAATCTCGGACTTGCAGATTTTTATCATGACCGCAGTCTTTCCAACCAGTTTGAAATGATTTCTTCTGCTGAGCCGGAACCGGAAGCTATTGTAATTAATCTGTTCCATGAAAGCAGTCCACTTTTTATTAATAATACCCAGAAATATATATTCTTTATTGATCCTAAGGCATGGACATATCATCCAGCTCTTGAGGAATGGATGAAAGCTGGATTCGGTATGATTCAGGTAAATCCTGCTACCTATATGAAGCGATACGAGGAAATGCTCAAGAATATTCGCGAAAAATTTCCTTTGGTGCCTATTCTGGTTGTTTCAAGACTTTCCCATTTTCCGGCGTTCGGTCCCGAACCTTATTCCTATCTTGAGGGATGGAACGATTTGTGGAAATACAGCGGTGCAATATTCAATCGCTGGGAAAACAATATTTCTGATTTAAATGTCGTTGATATGGACAGAGTTTTTGCCGGAATATGGGCTTCGTCCGAGAAAAAAATTGAAGCTCACTGTCCTTTTTTGAAGTTTAAATTAGCGGAAGAAAATAATGTGGTAACAGGTATTCATGCCAGCCGTGATATTGAACATGTCGGTTCAACGTGGCCTGTTTTAGCAGCTAAGATAACAGAGTTTATCGAGAATGGTAAAATCAGTTATTCCGCAAATGAAGTGAAACCGGATGAGTGGAATCATCCGTGGCAGCCTGTAAAATATTCTGAGGAAGAGCTACTCAAAATGCTCGCATCAGGAGCAAATTATCTATGCGCTAGCGCAATAGGTAAATTTTTTGTTAATCTTGAGAAGGATTATACAGCGTTGCTGGTCAGGACGGCTGAATACACACCAGTATGCCACAACACATTGCATATGATTAAAACATATGGCCGAATCTGGAGAAATCCAGATCTTTCGCAGTGGTGTCAGGCTCATCGAAAAAATGTGATTGCGTTTACCGCAAACGGGCCGCTTTATACAGAAGATTACTTGCAACGATTGGACGAAGTAGAAAAATATGCCTTGGGAGAGATCTAA
- a CDS encoding substrate-binding periplasmic protein — protein MPKIIFAIMTLLLCLTSLPVNAKDKITFATQDFPPFSYLENGEVQGPGAAIIKKICVKLETNYEIILRPWRRSQSMFKKGEVQALFLIGKNKQRESWMTFSLPILNTQYGFFECTTTPINYKNIYSLRGKRVGVYGPSNTSNELIKISKPLRGRISIDTTPDDIAPFKKLSKCRVDAVYSNKEVGFAMIEKLNLDNIQFAGANKNINYYIGFSKEFAPPEFVKKFNKELENMKKTGELQLILDKFGMQAAHEEQ, from the coding sequence TTGCCGAAAATAATATTCGCAATTATGACTCTGCTGTTGTGCCTCACATCTCTTCCTGTAAATGCGAAAGACAAAATAACTTTCGCCACTCAGGATTTTCCACCGTTTTCATATTTAGAAAATGGCGAAGTCCAAGGCCCCGGTGCGGCAATCATTAAAAAAATCTGTGTGAAGTTGGAGACCAACTATGAAATCATACTGCGACCTTGGAGAAGATCGCAAAGCATGTTTAAAAAAGGTGAAGTGCAAGCTCTTTTTTTAATAGGAAAAAACAAACAAAGAGAATCATGGATGACATTTTCACTCCCGATTCTTAATACCCAATATGGCTTTTTTGAATGTACGACAACACCAATCAATTATAAAAACATCTACAGCCTCAGAGGCAAGCGCGTAGGAGTATACGGTCCTTCAAACACATCAAATGAGCTCATAAAAATAAGTAAGCCACTCAGAGGAAGAATCAGTATTGATACAACTCCAGACGACATAGCTCCTTTCAAAAAACTTTCTAAATGCCGTGTTGATGCAGTCTATTCCAATAAGGAGGTAGGCTTTGCAATGATCGAAAAACTAAATCTTGATAACATCCAGTTCGCAGGAGCTAATAAAAATATAAATTACTACATTGGTTTTTCCAAAGAATTCGCTCCTCCTGAATTTGTAAAAAAATTCAACAAGGAACTGGAAAACATGAAAAAGACAGGAGAACTTCAGCTGATATTAGATAAATTCGGGATGCAGGCTGCGCACGAAGAGCAATAA
- a CDS encoding dihydrolipoyl dehydrogenase family protein, whose amino-acid sequence MTLNNLPTGIRSYDLVVVGAGPGGFDAATEAATFGIKVALVEKDLLGGTCLNVGCIPTKLYLGATSPVEDLAAQVKARVATGEIKINFEALCTKKDRFIGATRKAMAQKLKALGIDFYPATAKIIEQGKIEVSHPNETAILEYKNLVLATGSHPTVFPGLEPDNETVLDNTGFLALTEMPESLLVIGAGFIGLEMAQIAHRTGTKITVVDALDRIAVYEDPEVSKTLRSVFKRHKWDIRLGVKVKSVTAENGKAVLRTEDGDEIIADKALIAIGRRPNSKDLGLENCGASTVGPGFVKVDENLEAAPNIYAIGDLNGKTLLAHAASHQAGYVVRRITGKDKGPYTHAPIPSILYGSPETMRVGQMVSDLEGKGEIKVSSFQLVANPIAQSYAATQGFVKVVWLDDKVVGITAVGHHVSGFTTAAAMIVQEAWTEEDLHKVIFPHPSLDEALLGALKAEKQPPK is encoded by the coding sequence ATGACATTAAATAATTTACCAACCGGAATCCGTTCCTACGACCTCGTGGTCGTAGGAGCCGGGCCGGGCGGCTTTGACGCAGCAACAGAAGCTGCGACATTCGGAATCAAAGTTGCCTTGGTAGAAAAAGATCTTCTCGGCGGAACCTGTCTGAATGTAGGATGCATCCCCACAAAACTTTATCTCGGCGCAACTTCTCCGGTTGAAGACCTTGCTGCGCAGGTCAAAGCTAGAGTTGCGACAGGTGAAATAAAAATAAATTTTGAAGCTCTTTGCACAAAAAAAGACCGCTTTATCGGTGCAACCCGTAAAGCAATGGCGCAAAAGCTTAAAGCTCTGGGGATAGATTTCTACCCCGCTACAGCAAAAATAATTGAACAAGGAAAAATAGAAGTTTCCCACCCGAACGAAACCGCTATTTTAGAATATAAAAATCTTGTACTGGCGACAGGTTCGCATCCCACTGTTTTCCCTGGGCTAGAGCCTGACAATGAGACGGTTTTAGACAACACAGGCTTTCTTGCTCTCACTGAAATGCCTGAATCTCTTCTAGTCATCGGAGCAGGTTTTATCGGTTTGGAAATGGCTCAAATTGCCCATAGAACCGGAACTAAAATTACAGTTGTGGACGCTCTTGACAGAATCGCTGTGTATGAAGATCCAGAAGTATCCAAAACGTTGCGCTCTGTTTTCAAGCGTCATAAATGGGACATCAGACTGGGCGTGAAAGTAAAATCCGTTACTGCTGAAAACGGCAAAGCTGTTTTGCGCACCGAAGACGGTGATGAAATAATCGCGGATAAAGCTCTGATTGCCATTGGACGACGCCCTAATTCGAAAGACCTAGGTCTCGAAAACTGCGGAGCTTCAACCGTAGGTCCCGGCTTTGTGAAGGTTGATGAAAACCTTGAAGCAGCACCGAATATTTATGCGATCGGAGACTTAAACGGTAAAACGCTGCTTGCTCACGCAGCCAGCCATCAAGCCGGATATGTTGTGCGCAGGATTACCGGAAAAGACAAAGGTCCGTACACTCATGCTCCCATCCCTTCAATTCTCTATGGATCACCCGAAACCATGCGTGTCGGGCAGATGGTCAGCGACCTTGAAGGAAAAGGTGAGATAAAAGTATCTTCGTTCCAGTTGGTAGCCAATCCCATTGCGCAGTCATATGCCGCAACTCAGGGCTTTGTGAAGGTGGTATGGCTGGATGATAAAGTAGTAGGAATTACCGCTGTAGGACACCATGTGTCCGGCTTCACGACTGCTGCTGCTATGATTGTTCAAGAAGCATGGACTGAAGAAGATCTGCACAAAGTAATTTTCCCGCACCCTTCACTTGATGAAGCTTTACTCGGTGCTTTGAAAGCGGAGAAACAACCTCCTAAATAA
- the gcvPB gene encoding aminomethyl-transferring glycine dehydrogenase subunit GcvPB codes for MGTVFKKSVPGREGVWPEKPATKVEYYIPSELLRKGSGMPSLSELDVVRHFTKLSMKNYGVDSNFYPLGSCTMKYNPKFTEQVAALPGFARLHPAVSQLKGAGHLCQGALEVIFETERLLSELCGMADFTMHPMAGAHGELTGVMLIAAYHRDKGNKKTKVICPDSAHGTNPASATIAGYEVVSVESHDGIITPEALAEVLDDDVAAVMMTCPNTLGLFEKHLPEIVKMIHDKDALLYYDGANMNAVMGKMRVGDAGFDVVHLNLHKTLATPHGGGGPGSGPVGVCEKLTPFLPISRVKKLEDGQYYLSYDAPKSIGYVAPFYGNFGVYLKAYAYMLRLGRKGLIRATENAVLNANYMRKRLEKYFEIPYNRICMHEFVLSAVNQAKNGVRALDVAKALLDKGHHAPTIYFPLIVKECMMIEPTETESKETLDLFVNDLIEIAKLANQNPDFIKNAPVTLPVSRLDETKAARDMVITDDIK; via the coding sequence ATGGGAACCGTATTCAAAAAATCCGTACCCGGACGTGAAGGTGTGTGGCCTGAAAAGCCTGCAACCAAGGTAGAATACTATATTCCGTCTGAACTGCTGCGCAAAGGCTCAGGCATGCCGTCCCTTTCCGAGCTTGATGTTGTTCGCCATTTCACTAAATTGTCCATGAAAAACTACGGGGTGGACTCCAATTTCTACCCCCTTGGTTCATGCACAATGAAATACAATCCTAAATTCACAGAGCAGGTTGCTGCTCTGCCCGGTTTCGCAAGACTGCATCCGGCAGTATCTCAGCTCAAAGGAGCCGGTCATCTTTGCCAGGGAGCGCTCGAAGTTATTTTCGAGACCGAAAGGTTGCTGAGTGAACTCTGCGGTATGGCTGACTTCACCATGCATCCCATGGCTGGAGCACACGGCGAACTGACAGGTGTAATGCTCATAGCCGCTTATCATAGAGATAAAGGCAATAAAAAAACTAAAGTTATCTGCCCTGATTCAGCTCACGGAACCAACCCCGCATCAGCAACAATTGCCGGATACGAGGTTGTCTCTGTTGAATCACATGACGGAATCATCACTCCCGAAGCTCTCGCTGAAGTTCTTGATGACGACGTCGCAGCGGTTATGATGACTTGCCCTAACACCTTGGGTCTGTTCGAAAAACACCTACCTGAAATTGTCAAAATGATTCATGATAAAGACGCTCTTCTTTACTATGACGGCGCAAATATGAATGCCGTTATGGGAAAAATGCGCGTAGGGGATGCCGGATTTGATGTTGTTCATCTAAATCTGCATAAAACTCTCGCCACTCCTCACGGCGGAGGCGGTCCCGGTTCCGGGCCTGTCGGTGTATGCGAAAAACTGACTCCTTTCCTGCCTATTTCCCGCGTGAAAAAGCTTGAAGACGGTCAGTACTACCTCTCCTACGATGCTCCTAAATCAATCGGATACGTAGCTCCTTTCTATGGTAATTTCGGTGTTTATCTAAAGGCTTACGCCTACATGCTCCGCTTAGGCCGCAAAGGTCTTATCAGAGCAACTGAAAATGCTGTTCTCAATGCAAACTACATGCGCAAAAGACTCGAAAAATACTTTGAGATTCCTTACAACCGCATCTGTATGCACGAATTCGTTCTTTCAGCAGTAAATCAGGCCAAAAACGGAGTACGCGCTCTGGATGTGGCAAAGGCTCTTCTCGACAAGGGACATCATGCCCCTACCATCTACTTCCCGCTTATTGTTAAGGAATGTATGATGATTGAGCCGACTGAAACTGAAAGTAAAGAAACTCTCGACCTATTCGTTAATGATCTGATTGAAATTGCAAAGCTTGCAAACCAAAATCCTGATTTTATCAAGAACGCCCCTGTTACTCTTCCAGTCAGTAGACTGGATGAGACAAAAGCTGCGCGCGACATGGTGATCACTGATGACATTAAATAA
- the gcvPA gene encoding aminomethyl-transferring glycine dehydrogenase subunit GcvPA, producing the protein MPYVPHSPEQVREMLEVIGVNSVDDLFAEIPAELRPKSFNLPKGNSEMAVLQKMEQLAARNTTDLTSFLGAGFYDHFIPTAVDALVSRSEFYTAYTPYQPEASQGTLQAIFEYQTAMARLMDLDYANASVYDGGTALYEATLMAVRKTKRRKIIVSEALNPIYRVMLDSYTTNLNLELVTVPHNHGRTNIKSFTAAIDNDTAAVIVQNPNFFGSVNDFTNLFATAHEHKAIAIMSTYPVLQAVLKTPGEMGADIAVAEGQSVGQPLSFGGPYLGIMTCTKALIRQMPGRIAGRTEDSEGRTGYVLTLQAREQHIRRHKATSNICSNQALCALRTLIHLCLLGEEGLHRTALLSIERAHYASERLTAIPGVELFTKGPFGNEFAITLPVNAFEVIDKLTKRGIIPGFPLGRYYEGLENELLVACTEKTTEEQIGIFAEILRGEL; encoded by the coding sequence ATGCCTTACGTACCCCATTCCCCGGAACAAGTACGGGAAATGCTTGAAGTGATCGGCGTAAACTCCGTGGATGACTTGTTTGCTGAAATTCCGGCAGAACTAAGACCTAAAAGCTTTAACCTTCCTAAAGGCAACAGCGAAATGGCCGTTTTGCAAAAAATGGAACAACTGGCTGCAAGAAATACCACAGATCTCACAAGTTTTCTCGGCGCCGGATTTTACGACCACTTCATCCCTACCGCAGTTGATGCACTTGTTTCCCGCAGCGAATTTTACACAGCATATACTCCGTATCAGCCCGAAGCTTCTCAAGGAACTTTGCAGGCCATTTTTGAGTACCAGACTGCAATGGCAAGACTTATGGATCTTGATTATGCCAATGCGTCTGTATATGACGGTGGTACAGCTTTATACGAAGCAACCCTCATGGCTGTACGCAAAACAAAACGCCGCAAAATCATTGTGAGTGAAGCACTCAACCCCATTTACAGGGTTATGCTTGACTCATATACAACCAATCTGAACCTTGAACTTGTCACAGTACCGCACAATCACGGCCGTACAAACATCAAGTCATTTACAGCCGCAATCGATAACGATACCGCCGCCGTAATCGTTCAGAATCCCAACTTTTTCGGATCAGTGAATGACTTCACCAACCTTTTCGCAACAGCCCACGAACATAAAGCTATTGCAATCATGTCGACCTATCCAGTATTGCAGGCAGTCTTAAAGACACCTGGAGAGATGGGCGCTGATATTGCTGTTGCAGAAGGACAGAGTGTAGGACAGCCTCTTTCATTCGGTGGACCTTACCTTGGAATAATGACCTGTACCAAAGCTCTTATTCGTCAGATGCCCGGCCGCATAGCCGGACGTACTGAAGACAGTGAAGGCAGGACTGGTTATGTTCTGACTCTTCAAGCAAGAGAACAGCACATCAGAAGACACAAAGCGACCTCAAACATCTGCTCTAATCAGGCATTATGCGCACTTCGTACTCTGATCCATCTCTGTCTGCTCGGTGAAGAAGGCTTGCATCGTACAGCGCTGCTTTCAATCGAGCGTGCTCATTACGCATCCGAAAGACTCACCGCCATTCCCGGAGTGGAACTTTTCACTAAAGGCCCGTTCGGTAACGAGTTTGCAATAACTCTTCCGGTCAACGCCTTTGAAGTTATCGACAAACTTACAAAACGCGGAATAATCCCCGGCTTCCCGCTGGGACGCTACTACGAAGGTCTTGAAAACGAACTGCTCGTAGCATGCACTGAAAAGACCACGGAAGAACAAATCGGCATCTTTGCTGAAATACTGCGGGGGGAACTCTAA
- the gcvH gene encoding glycine cleavage system protein GcvH: MIPQELLYAKSHEWLKVEGENGTIGITHFAQEQLGDLTFIELPQKGDTFEAGDEFGSIESVKAASEVYAPVACEVIAVNESLEDAPEKVNDDPYGEGWLIKVKITGPTEDLMDASAYQEVTEEDAH; this comes from the coding sequence ATGATCCCTCAGGAACTTCTTTACGCCAAATCTCACGAATGGCTCAAAGTCGAAGGCGAAAACGGAACCATCGGTATCACCCACTTTGCTCAGGAACAGCTTGGTGATCTCACTTTCATCGAGTTACCACAGAAAGGAGATACATTTGAAGCTGGAGACGAATTCGGATCTATCGAATCGGTTAAAGCTGCCAGCGAAGTATATGCACCTGTTGCGTGTGAAGTAATCGCTGTAAATGAGAGTCTTGAAGACGCTCCTGAAAAAGTGAATGACGATCCTTATGGAGAAGGCTGGCTGATCAAAGTTAAAATCACCGGACCTACTGAAGATCTTATGGACGCATCAGCCTATCAGGAAGTAACAGAAGAAGATGCCCACTAA
- a CDS encoding class I SAM-dependent methyltransferase: MDWVSGDREIISVSTAGRDWKIERTADLESLWNSIGEDDFGDDERLPYWAELWPASVLLGEWLYRNRSLIKGKKCLDLGCGLGLTAIIGASLGAEVVAFDYEYPPLIFAKDNAVLNGTTQPLWLQMDWREMALAENSFDYIWGGDILYEKRFFEPLEKLFRQVLKPEGTIWMAEPVRDVSTPVWERLESLGWKTSLPLTEKAACCNAEMTVNIREVVPGISNI, from the coding sequence ATGGATTGGGTTTCAGGTGATAGAGAAATAATTTCAGTCAGCACCGCAGGTCGCGATTGGAAGATTGAACGAACTGCCGATCTTGAGAGTTTATGGAACTCTATCGGTGAAGATGATTTCGGTGATGACGAACGTTTACCGTATTGGGCAGAGCTTTGGCCCGCAAGTGTTTTGCTCGGTGAATGGCTTTATCGGAATCGTTCTTTAATTAAAGGTAAGAAGTGTCTTGATCTTGGATGCGGCCTTGGTTTAACCGCCATTATAGGTGCATCGCTCGGGGCAGAAGTCGTTGCTTTCGATTATGAATATCCTCCCCTTATTTTCGCAAAAGATAATGCCGTCCTGAACGGAACGACTCAGCCGCTTTGGTTGCAGATGGACTGGCGGGAGATGGCCTTAGCTGAGAATTCATTTGATTATATCTGGGGCGGTGACATTCTTTATGAGAAAAGATTTTTTGAGCCGCTGGAAAAATTGTTCAGGCAGGTGTTAAAACCTGAAGGAACTATCTGGATGGCTGAACCGGTGAGAGACGTTTCAACTCCCGTCTGGGAGCGGCTTGAGAGTCTCGGCTGGAAAACTTCTTTACCTCTGACTGAAAAAGCAGCCTGCTGTAATGCTGAAATGACTGTTAATATTCGGGAAGTTGTTCCCGGCATATCTAATATATAA
- the nikR gene encoding nickel-responsive transcriptional regulator NikR — protein sequence MGKTIRFGVSLDSDLLEKFDKLCDEKSYQTRSEAIRDLIRNMLVEKEWDETDGEMAGTLSLVYDHHQSGLSQRLTELQHDSHGMILSTLHVHLDHDNCLEVLVLKGDGKEIKELAHRLISTKGVKHGKLGLTTTGETLV from the coding sequence ATGGGTAAAACTATACGTTTCGGGGTTTCTCTAGATTCAGATTTGCTGGAAAAGTTCGATAAGCTTTGTGATGAAAAAAGTTATCAGACCCGTTCTGAGGCAATCAGAGATCTTATTCGTAATATGCTTGTTGAAAAAGAATGGGATGAGACTGACGGTGAAATGGCCGGAACTCTTTCTCTGGTTTACGATCATCATCAAAGCGGTCTTTCTCAGAGACTCACCGAGTTGCAGCATGACAGCCATGGCATGATTTTGTCCACGCTGCATGTTCATTTAGATCATGACAACTGTCTGGAAGTTCTTGTTCTGAAAGGTGACGGCAAGGAGATCAAAGAACTTGCTCACAGGCTTATTTCTACCAAAGGAGTCAAGCACGGCAAGCTCGGTCTGACTACCACCGGTGAAACTCTCGTTTAA
- the folE2 gene encoding GTP cyclohydrolase FolE2 encodes MEDVQNGPSQVAMSIDRVGVRDLTLPLVVRDRASKSQHTMAKVTLSVDLPAHFKGTHMSRFIEALEDWSEELDYKSFFNLLNDILKRLEAKSAHAKLCFPYCLKKTSPVSGRKGFMSYDCSVEGELIGGHLEFTLGVKVPVMTVCPCSKAISDEGAHSQRAVIHIKTRSKGFVWIEDLIEIAEASGSSQVYSLLKREDEKYVTEDSFANPTFVEDVVRNVAKGLEKQPKVIWYKVDVESFESIHNHCAFASIEKK; translated from the coding sequence ATGGAAGACGTTCAAAACGGTCCCTCTCAAGTAGCCATGTCAATCGACAGAGTCGGAGTTCGTGACCTTACCCTGCCTCTGGTCGTGCGGGATCGTGCATCAAAAAGCCAGCATACAATGGCTAAAGTTACTCTTTCGGTTGATCTGCCGGCCCATTTTAAGGGTACGCATATGAGTAGGTTTATTGAAGCGCTTGAAGATTGGTCCGAAGAATTGGACTATAAAAGCTTCTTTAATCTTCTCAACGATATTTTAAAAAGGCTGGAAGCTAAGAGTGCTCATGCAAAACTGTGTTTTCCTTATTGTTTGAAAAAAACTTCCCCTGTCAGCGGACGTAAAGGGTTCATGAGTTACGACTGTTCCGTTGAAGGAGAATTGATCGGCGGGCATCTGGAGTTTACTCTCGGTGTGAAAGTTCCCGTAATGACCGTTTGTCCCTGTTCAAAAGCAATCAGTGATGAGGGCGCACATAGTCAGCGGGCGGTCATACATATTAAAACGCGTTCGAAAGGGTTTGTTTGGATAGAAGATCTTATAGAAATAGCGGAAGCTTCAGGTTCCTCTCAAGTTTACTCACTTCTTAAAAGAGAAGACGAAAAATATGTGACTGAAGATTCTTTTGCAAATCCTACGTTTGTAGAAGATGTTGTTAGGAACGTTGCTAAGGGGTTAGAAAAACAGCCTAAAGTAATATGGTATAAAGTTGATGTAGAAAGTTTTGAATCAATTCACAATCATTGTGCGTTCGCAAGTATTGAAAAAAAATAA
- a CDS encoding DUF1499 domain-containing protein, which yields MTYKLIILCVLAILAVVFISACSANKPKNLGITNGKFSACPSSPNCVSSQASDENHKIAPLKAHGELATVMANLKENIKQMDGSKVIKLEGAYLHAEFTSNIMRFVDDLECFYDKDNNKIEVRSASRIGYSDFSANRKRIETLRTIFEKKQ from the coding sequence ATGACATACAAATTAATTATACTTTGCGTCTTAGCCATACTGGCAGTTGTTTTCATATCAGCCTGCTCCGCCAATAAACCTAAAAATCTCGGTATTACAAACGGGAAATTTTCAGCATGTCCGTCCAGCCCCAATTGTGTTTCATCACAAGCATCAGATGAAAATCACAAAATAGCCCCACTGAAAGCACATGGCGAGCTTGCTACAGTAATGGCAAATCTTAAGGAGAACATTAAACAAATGGATGGAAGCAAAGTGATAAAGCTGGAAGGAGCTTATCTTCACGCTGAATTTACCAGCAATATTATGCGCTTCGTAGATGATCTGGAATGTTTTTACGATAAAGACAATAACAAAATAGAGGTTCGTTCAGCATCACGAATCGGATATTCAGACTTTTCCGCCAATAGAAAAAGAATTGAAACCCTGCGAACTATCTTCGAAAAAAAACAATAG